A region of the Nerophis lumbriciformis linkage group LG13, RoL_Nlum_v2.1, whole genome shotgun sequence genome:
tgtccatgtgatgtgcaTAAACACTTTTATGAAGTATAAATATCTGAATACACATAAAATGTTaactttatgaaatatatgtaagTTTTGGACTGTATatagtttttaatgaatacagCTATAAGGTTctggaaaaaaaaacctgaatctGATTAACAATTTTTCAGTCactaaagttttttattttgaaatatatgtAACACAATGTTCTATATAAATGCACTTAATGAATGTACttgactaaaatagtgttaacagttacaatgtatatatatatcacatattcacaaatcaagtaaaaaaaaaaaaacagagtttATATTAATGCATGTACCTGACTGACataaaagtaaaatgtaatcTATAAATGATAGAAGCATATTAACGAGAAAGTGTTAcaaacaacaatgatgtcacacatgttaaatGTAGAGAAGTTGTTAGAAAGTCAGAGTTATAGTGTTAACAGTTCCCTGCAgattcatttgctgctgctgctactgttctcagcagcacacttgtgtttttcACACTGGTACTTATAAGAGAATCTTTCATCACACACACTGCATCGCAACACTTTCTCACCAGTGTGTCTTCTGATGTGTTTTACCAGGTTTGATCGGTCACAAAAGCTTTTTTTGCAGCTTGAAGAGGAatatggtttttcaccagtgtgcgttctcatgtgtctaGCAAGTGCGGATCGGTCACAAAAGGTTTTGTTGCAGCTTGAACAGGTGTACGGATCTTCACCAGTGTGTAGTCTCATGTGtcctttcaaaaatgtatttcgtctgaaacctttaccgcagattgtacaagagaaaggtttttctcctgtgtgtgttctcatgtgtactttaacTGTTCCTTTTTGTACAAAACGTTTACCGCAGACTGAACAGACAAAAGGTTTTTCCCCAGTGTGAGTTCTTATGTGTACTTTAAATGTGTCTTTTTGTGCAAAACGTTTACCACAGACTgtacagataaaaggtttttctccagtgtgtgttctcatgtgcactttaaatgtattttcttgTAGAAAacgtttaccacagattgaacaggcaAACGGTttatctccagtgtgtattcttgtgTGTATAATTAAATGTTGCTTCTGAGAGAACCTTTTACCGCAAACTGAGCACATGAATGGTGTttctccagtgtgcgttctcatgtgcactttaaatgttttattttgtacaaaaCATTTATCACAGAGTGAACAAGTAAacagtttttctccagtgtgaatTCTTGTGTGTACAATTAAATGTTCCTTCTGAGAGAACTTTTTACTACAAACTgtgcacatgaatggtttttctccagtgtgtgttatcatgtgtactttaaatgttttattctgtagaaaacgtttaccacagactgaacaggtaaaaggtttttctccagtatgAATTCTTGTGTGTTTTATCAAATGTTCCTTTTGAGAGAACCTTTTATTACAAACTGGGCACATGAATGGTTTGTTTTCTTCCGGGTGTATTTTCATGTGTACTTTCAtctcacttttttttccaaagcatttaccacagactgaacaggTAAATGTTTCTTTTTCCGTGTGAATTATTGTGTGCTTTATCAAATGTTCTTTCTGGGAAAACCTTTTACTACAAACTAAGCACATgaagggtttttctcctgtgtgtattcTCTCATGTCTTTTCAGATTACCACGGAGATGAAACATTTTGCCACATAGAGAGCATTGGAAGTGCGTGTTATCAGCGTGAAATGACTTATCAGGTTTAGAGTCTTCGTCATGAGTGTCAGGAGATTGTGAcgtgtgttgagttgagctgctgcttggaggctttacctctctcttctcctcactttcacctttgacctcatctttACTCTTCACAATTACGCCAGTCAGTGGGATCTTAATGACATCAACCCCCTCTAGTCCTTCAAGGTACTCTTCCTCTTGACTGATGCTGTATTCCTCCTCTTtttctttaatgtgagggggcaGTGGCTGCCTCTCTTCGTCTTTAAAAGGAGAGGTCTgcggctcctcctcttcctctttaatgttggTAGGCTGTAGCTCCTGTTCCATTATGGAAGTCCACTCCTGCTGCTCAGGGAGAAGGTGTTCTTCACACATGTCTGCAAGACAGAAAAATCCATCTTTGTTCAGCTCCATAAGACACTCAGTATGCTGACAAgtacaaaagaaaaacaaagtttTGCATGAACTGGCTTAAAATAGTTTTTCTAAAATCAACATTAACACTTTAGTCTGATTGCGCATGTCTGTTTTAACTTTAACTGGTACAAAATGCTGCAGCACGACTCTTGACTAACACTTAAACAAAGAGCTACATCACGCCAGTTCTGCCTTTTTTTGCACTGGCTTTCAGTCTGTTTTAAGAGttgatataaaaaaatgtttttctcctaAAAATTCGTTTGGGTTTTCATGGCAAATACATGCTACAAGAATGTGATCAAATAGCAAATGTTTTTATTCCTTCCCCTCCCCAAAAACAAAACAcccataaaatacaacaaaaacttaataaataaatacaaaagacaatacaaaataagcaaatacaaataaaataaattaaatctaattaaacaaaacaaaattgggTACAGCTAAACAGTGACACAAAGCCGCAAATAACAACAAAAAGCTTGTTATCTATGTACAAAACATTTCAGCTGGGGGAAATTAAAGATCAGTTTCTTAGCTACGGCAGGGGCGGGCGGCAgctccttttttctttttaccaGAGGTAACAAGTCGGTGAAAAgactcacatccatccatccatccattttctactgcttgtcccttttggggtcgcgggggtactggagcctatctcagctgcattcaggcggtaggcggggtacaccctggacaagtcgccacctcatcgcagggccaacacagatagacatatatgtacatatatatatatatatatatatatatatatatatatatatatatatatatatatatgtgtgtatatatatatatgtgtgtgtatatatatatatatatatatatatatatatatatatatgtatgtatatacatatatatatataaatatatacatgtgtgcgcatatatatatatatatatatatatatatatatatatatatatatatatatatatatatatatatatatatatatctatgtatgtatgtatgtatgtatgtatgtatatatatataaagaatgtgattaataaaaaaaaaaattgcgttatcataaattaatcaaaattaatcacACTATTTGTTATGACCACACGAAAACCTGGAGGTTGGCCCCTATTGTTACACAGTACAAAGATGAGTGATGAGAGGCAGCCAGTTTCACTTCAAAACACACTCCgatggaactttagataaaactgaggtatTTTGTTTGCATTGCAGCAACAAACTTTCTCATCGTCGATGCACAACaactttaaaatagcatcttaaagcaAAGCACATAGAGGTTTTTCGcagggcattaaaaagcattaaatgacTTTTGCGAAAATTAAcaccttaaatggcattaaaaagcattgaaCTCCATGTCTAGAGGAATACAATTTGATAGTAGTAGGTCaatcagctgaccgaactcaataacTTAACAGTCATCGATACATTGCTACGCCTGTCTGTGTGTTTATTTTCTTCGGCCAGGGCCTTCAAACTGCATACCAGACGTCATTTGAAAGCGTGATAAGCGCTGCCTCCATACGGCAAAGGAAACAGTTCTGGGACCCCAAACTTTGGTGACTGTAGGCGTGTAttccttaaaagggaactgcacaatTTTTTTGGAATCGTTCACAATGATTATGGGAGACAAGAATACAcatgtatttgttttaattaggattttaaagatgtggaAGACGTGGCTAATTAAagccactgttgtagccttcaaagtcctctaaaacaactttaatGCCCTCTATCAACGTTGTATCTACacgctgcaagtctatatataatgcagcaacaaacacatttataacaatatgtaatatgttctatatttaccgtattttggtcattttaatcaatagCGGGACTTCCTTCCCTggcacatttatttccgtttccatcaCAGCGCACATCCGACTTCCGGCATCTACTGTGTGTTACTACTTCCACAAACAAACAggcgagtgtgttctaatcatgtataatcagctgcattcaggcggtaggcggggtacaccctggacaagtcgccaccatacaacaaagacgactacttttggacaaatgaaTATTcaaaaccttatctttttgaagctgaatatacgaatggtgatgaactgctgcttatagaagcgagcacaaagaaatgggtgaaacgttggagtagACAGAAGCCCAGAGAGTGAGGTCGGTGCGATTTGGTCACGCTGCAAATCTGGAACTTTTAAACTAAGCTATGCCGAATTATTGGAATgcccaaatcaactggaaacgtcccTGGCTAGCTTGACCAAACGAACAAttgtccatcgagtaagtcatTATAATGTTGTTCataatacatgcagcacatcaccgtacactacagtacatacactgtcgagctagctgtgtacaaacaaaacatgaaataataattTATAGATACTGTAATATttcatgttcatgtttttcagtcagtactgattggtgtcttatcgcagttGTTGCAAATACCGAAACACGCTGATGTgctactacgctagaaaaaaagagttcctcggtgtttgctctaacaataacaatgtcgctacagcttggttattatacaggttacagaacatatatgaagtattgttgacggtatATTATTCAGCAAAtgttatttatgcaagcaaatagccggtgattaattatgattaatcacaggttctgattaatcacttgacagcccttttatatatatgtatacatacacgtatgtaCACTGTATATCTATactaatgtatacatacatatatacaaacatacatatatggatatatacacatatatacacacacaaatacatatatatgtatgtattcacacacacacacacacacacacacacacacacagacacaatatatatatatatatttatatatatatatgaacaaaataCGATTAgttgtgataatatatcatagtcGTTTGATCATTTAGATATTTCATTTGtatgtatacaggtatatatgtgtgtgtgtgtatatatatatatacatacacatacacacacagaactTATCGTATTTTGTTCGTggttaactcaaaatgaatcaCAATTAATCGCAGATATTTCCACATTACATATACATTATTAATAAGTGCACCCGAGACAGATATTTTTTAAGTTGTTGATACCATGAGTGGACAATTagttttaataaaatattttttaactgtTATGCTAAAATGGACATCAACTCGCATTTATTGACAGCACAAAAATACCTGCAGTTCGTTGCTGTTTTgccagattttgtgttttgtaagaATAGTGAATTtctattcctgctgtaggagcacttgcattcagaggaggggaGCTTCACTTTAATCTTTAGATACCAATTCAGCGCATTAAAAACGAAAAATGTGGATTATTACGATCATGATttcattgtcaaagatgtttggaaatgtaatctgtgatatttccacCTGAATAAATATTTCTCATACAGTGCATTAGAAAAGTATTCCGGAAAAGCTGTAAATATATTCATGTAAATGTGATGtctaagttttttatttttaacaaatttgcaaaaatcgattaaaaaaataaatacaaataaaatactgtgatgagttggcgacttgtccagggtgtaccccgccttccgcccgaattcagctgagataggctccagcgaccccaaaaagggacaagcggtagaaaatggatggatggatattaaaaaaatacctttttcacattgccattatggggtattgtgtgtagaattttgaggccaaaaaggaatttattccattttgcattttggagtaaggctgtagcacaacaaaatgtggaaaaagtgaagcgcagtaaatactttccggatgcactgtacaacAAGTACCGAATTTGTTACCCATCGTAATTGtctttcatgtattttatattgttttaatattggttttatatgtatttattttttgtttttattcagtcattggtggagctaaggataatattttaatattgtttttaatattgttgtgcagcactttggaaacattttgttgtttaaatgtgctatataaataaagtggattagatTGGATTGGATCCAGCCGTTAATTATGTTTATGTATCATCCAGGAGCGAAGAAATTATGTTCCCTAATACTTTTGTACTTGTACTGTAGTGTGGTCGACCAGATGGTTTGAAAAGTTCACCTTGattatgtaaaatgttttaaaccTTGTGAAAAGTATTTCTACTTAAGAGTGTATGGCtccacttcatcacagtcacatatTTTTTCATATCTGGTTTGTATATTCATCACTAAACCTTTAAAATATGCTACTATTTGCCCTgcgaaaggtaaataaaaaggaaccatgttgaatgtttgccttcatttgaccatgCGAGGTCGTCCTGTAAATGAGCACATGATTGTAACTGATCAATTGCACTGTTGATACTAAAGAAAGCATATATTTTTGTAAGTGGtcgtgttaaaaagcaagtaaaCCTCCAACGTGGATGAAAATCTgttacaaacattgtattagatgatatctggatgttgtgcttacttggagtgtgatgaagctgtgaggacgcaggtggtttgtcttcatggtcttcagtcttcacagtcaGTAGAAACGTGGTGAGATCAGCCTCATCCTGCCCTCGAAGACActctccttcttcttcctctttaatgtggcggGGTTGTGGATCCTCTTCTTCTTTAAAGTGGGAGGTTTGTGGATTATCCTCCTCCTTTTTAAAGTGGTGGGGTTGTGGATCATTTTCATCATAATTGTGTGAGGACTGTGGATCTTCCTCTTTTGTATTGGATaactgtggatcctcctcttccttaaGCAAATGAGGACACTGTAAATCATTTTCTTCAATGTGCGGGAGCTGTGGATCTTCCTCTTTTATATTAAGGGACTGTGgatccttttctttttctttaaggggagggggctgtggatcctctggcTTCAAAATGGAGCTTCCCCCTTGTAGCTGAAAGAGACATTTTTCTTGACGTCTACTTAGCTGCTGGGTATCTGAAGGACAGAAATGAAACAAACACCTTTTAATTCTGatatgtcaaatatatatatatatatatatatatatatccatccatcaatccatccattttctaccgcttattccctttggggtcgcggggggcgctggagcctatctcagctacaatcgggcgaaaggcggggtacaccctggacaagtcgccaactcatcgcagggccaacacagatagacagacaacagtcacactcacatccacacactagggccaatttagtgttgccaatcaacttatccccaggtgcatgtctttggaagtgggaggaagccggagtacccggagggaacccacgcatatatatatatatatatatatatatatatacacttatatatatatatatacatatatatatatatatatatatatatatatatatatatatatatatatatatatatatatatatatatatatatatatacacacacatatatatatatatatatatatatatatatatatatatatatacacatatatatatgtatatatatatatatatatatatatacatatatatatatatatacacatatatatatgtatatatatatatatatatacatacatatatatatatatatatatatatatatatatatatatatatatatatatatatatatatatatatatatatataagggctgtcaAATATAACATGATAACCTGTTAACTATAagctcctttttgaccctcgggaCGTTCCATAGTCTGGGAATATTTGCTGCGTTCACCAGTTACTGATAAGCCACAAGCGGGAAAAAAGTGAGCAGAAATGGCCAAAGAAAATAGTatattatggaaatatcaggtacAAAGCTATGGCTCGGTTGTTTTCCCGACAAGACATGACTTTTCACTGGAACAAATGCCTGCTGTGTGCGTTGTTCAGACATGTGGGTGCATCTTCACTCCCGTGTTTGGATTAAACATTGATAGCATTCAATTTAAAATGTTGTTACTGTGAAAGCTTTAATAAGATAGCATAAAAGCTCAACGGAAATGAAAGACGGTAAGCAGGAAGTCGACAGGGTACTTTTTTAAAATTGCAAACAGTCAGGACCATCATCAAAAGATGTCAAGACATCTCAAACCAATCAAACTTTTCCATCTCAAAAATAAAAGCACTACGCTTTACAACCGGTTCACAAAATAAATATGTCCTACATTAGGATCATGCTTCgtcaaatatgttttgtaaattaatctgtgatatttgcacctaaataaATGTCAATACATTACCAGGAGCACAATGGCACTCACAAGCATGACCTCAGCtcagttttaattgtgatgagaccagtCTTTTCTGAGAAAAGTTGAGGAAAATATACTTTCTCTCATCtcattaggcccttttccaccaaaagtgaACTTTTGGTTCCTGGAACCTCTACTTCCTGGAACTATGGGTTCCTGTaaaagtgtgtgcatgtgtttccaccgcatttcacatttgagggtagtttatacaaatcaggctgatgacgtattgAGGAGgggtttagtatatttctacactgataccatgtaaataagcaGACACTATTAGGTCACTTTTTTTCACTAAAAAGTTAGTAAATGAAATAAgaagcaataatatacaaaacagtatgatttaaaaaatgtattgtaccaaattgttcataaaaaggcAATCTTTTGTCCgcagtgtccaacagtcagaaagttggACATTGCGGATCAAACTAGAAGAAGATTTGGGGGAAATAAACATGGTTGTTGTCAGCAGACCATACAGGCGCTATATCAAGCCTCCGCACATTTGCTCAGCGCAGACGTGATCACGTGTACACAGTATCTTGCGACAAAAAACTTGCCAGTCACCGCGGATTTCATCTCAACAACTACAGATACCAACTTGATAGTAGGGCtacacgattatggccaaaataataattgaaattattttcatcaatactgaaatcacaattattaatTATGAATATTCACTATGCTaagtaaaacatttgtttttgcactatgtGTTTTTAACAAACCGTATTTGAACGTAGCTTTTGtttcaaaatgaaactaaaaggggaactgcacttatttgggaattttgcccattattcacaatccctatgcaggacaagaacacatgtttttcttttttttaaatgcattataACTCGTAAAATACGGCCAGGTGGCTAACAATACGGTTAATGAGAGTACACTATAAAACCCTCTAAATATAGATACTTCAAACTACTTCTAATGGCGCCGTGATCGCAGAAGGCTAATTAATCTATGCTGCTTTATTGACATATAGGCTGCATTCACCTGACGGCACGTCCGGTTCATTAACTATGCGAGGCTCGCAATGGAGGGACAGCGAGTGTTGGAACCGTTCAACCTTGAGAGGTAATCAAGTAGGGCGAAAGATGTCAAGAATTTACGAACGACGACAAGAAACACGgtgccacatctgcggtcctctccaaggtttctcatagttattcatattgacatcccactggattgtgagtttttccttgcccttatgtgggctctgaaccgaggatgtcgttgtggcttgttcagccctttgagacacttgtgttttagggctatataaataaacattgattgattgattgataacagagacgtagcagaagaacgaagaagagacatggcgacgacgagtaagaagaagaagtacgcttgcaagttctaaAATGATTGGAaataataatttcagttcatccaggacagcttgaaggggaaggggtatgctgcctgcaaattttgtagatcagacttctccattgaacacggtggccgaacggatataagtctgggggtctctgctggaactgttgtccccgcgactcaatcctggataagcggttgaagatggatggatggatggatattgctcCTTAATTGTTTCAGTGCTCCTGATTTTTTTCTGTGCtcttaatttgtttattttggaCAACGGTGGTCGTAGTGAAAAAACTAAGCGCCTAGTCCTGTTTTGTTGACtctgtgagttttgtgtaaacaagtTGACATTGTTACAAGGTAAGAGGAACTTGAACCTCTCATAAATGTTGTATGTCTGAAACTGTCTCGTTTTAACGAACCATAGAGTGCATCATCCTCACAAGACAAGTCATATTGctatagttcagtggttcttaacctgggttcgatcgaaccctaggggttcggtgagtcggcctaaggggttcggcggagcctccgccgcggaggtcaagatacacccgactcatcgtgtaaataaaaacttctccctatcagcgtattatggatacccccaaacaatgttccctctaattttcaatatgcgtgagcaaacgcaaaaactccttgagcattcagtggagcacatgtgagccacaccagcagcacaccggtcccaaacctgactaaataacaagttaaatgttttattattataatcaaatgacagcagtaatttctatgagattattttctaatataagtattTTGGCCCaactacaatgactataacaaaaaatattatttttcatgagctctggcttattagtgattcccagagcccaaaagaagtctgcaggctatagagcgttttctattcgggctccagtactatggaatgccctcccggtaacagttagagatgctacctcagtagaagcatttaagtcccatcttaaaactcatttgtatactctagcctttaaataaaccccctttttcgaccagttgatctgccgtttcttttcctttctcctctgctcccccctatctcttgtggagggggggggacacaggtccggtggccatgaatgaagtgctggctgtccagagtcaggacccggggtggaccgctcgcctgtgtatcggctgggaacatctctgcgctgctgacccgtctccgctcgggatggtttcctattgaccccactatggactggactcttactattatgttggatccactatggactggactctcacaatattatgtcagacccactcgacatccattgcattcggtctcccctaggggaggcggggggttacccacatatgcggtcctctccaaggtttctcatagtcattcacatcgacgtcccactggggtgagtttttccttgcccttatgtgggctctgtacagaggatgtcgttgtggcttgtgcagccctttgagacacttgtgatttagggctatataaataaacattgattgattgattgattgatgagctgtgtactagtattgtatgtctgggtggggggtcctgctttggaaataatttgtacccctttcagatatcgcatttagttcccactaaaacaatCACacattgcacaatgagatgtaaacatgggatcatgtgtacattcctgtaactttgtttgtaaaaaaaatatctttattagtatttatttaatataataacataatgtcatggttaatatttataaattaagataaaattaagaaaaaaaaacattttatttttcactaaagaagggttcggtgaatgcgcatatgaaactggtggggttcggtacctccaacaaggttaagaaccactgctatagacaaTATATTTAAGAATAGACTAGTGTTAATGATGATATATACtagtcgagctcatagagcgaaaccctgtgtcggtgcgcgtaccgcttttagaaagtcacgtgaccgatcatgagctgttttggtcacgtgaccgatacgcgaactgtgtcgcactgacgcctcctctgtgccctgtgagcggctcttttctacagccggagaaataataactaagaagagaaagcgtctaaaaatgaatacgttggaaaaactgtttttttttaaataaaaatgtgtaaaaataaataaataataatttccaggtccacaagcatcctcattcacaacacgttctcttagatttccatgttatgatacatgttcacattatttattgactgtatctaaaaaagacaaaaaatatatttttatttaaatgaagttatgaaataatcctaaatgaaatacaatgacttggtttatattattgtatatactaggtcagtggttctcaaccttttttcagcaatgtaccccctgtgaatttttttttaattcaagtaccccctaatcagagcaaagcatttttggttgaaaaaaaaaagatgaagtaaaatacagcactatgtcatcagtttctgatttattaaattgtataacagtgcaaaatatttctcatttgtagtggtctttcttgaactatttggaaaaaaagatataaaaatagctaaaaacttgttgaaaaataaacaagtgattcaattataaataaagatttctacacctagaagtaataattaacttaaagtgccctctttggggattgtattagagctccatctggattcatgaacttaattctaaacatttattcacaaaaaaaaaaaatctttaacatcaatatttatggaacatgtccacaaaaaatctagctgtcaacactgaatattgccttgttgcatttcttttcaccgttctttttgacagacattttagtgacaaacttgagcttgtgcttcacggagtttatgaacttacagtcatattttgttgaagtattattcaataaatatatttataaaggatttttgaattgttgctatttttagaatattttaaaaaaatctcacgtaccccttggcataccttcaagtacccccagg
Encoded here:
- the LOC133613392 gene encoding uncharacterized protein encodes the protein MSERMPPEYKEKLCPTQEEMEQQSHLLDAVFKKPQVELHRTDTQQLSRRQEKCLFQLQGGSSILKPEDPQPPPLKEKEKDPQSLNIKEEDPQLPHIEENDLQCPHLLKEEEDPQLSNTKEEDPQSSHNYDENDPQPHHFKKEEDNPQTSHFKEEEDPQPRHIKEEEEGECLRGQDEADLTTFLLTVKTEDHEDKPPASSQLHHTPNMCEEHLLPEQQEWTSIMEQELQPTNIKEEEEEPQTSPFKDEERQPLPPHIKEKEEEYSISQEEEYLEGLEGVDVIKIPLTGVIVKSKDEVKGESEEKREVKPPSSSSTQHTSQSPDTHDEDSKPDKSFHADNTHFQCSLCGKMFHLRGNLKRHERIHTGEKPFMCLVCSKRFSQKEHLIKHTIIHTEKETFTCSVCGKCFGKKSEMKVHMKIHPEENKPFMCPVCNKRFSQKEHLIKHTRIHTGEKPFTCSVCGKRFLQNKTFKVHMITHTGEKPFMCTVCSKKFSQKEHLIVHTRIHTGEKLFTCSLCDKCFVQNKTFKVHMRTHTGETPFMCSVCGKRFSQKQHLIIHTRIHTGDKPFACSICGKRFLQENTFKVHMRTHTGEKPFICTVCGKRFAQKDTFKVHIRTHTGEKPFVCSVCGKRFVQKGTVKVHMRTHTGEKPFSCTICGKGFRRNTFLKGHMRLHTGEDPYTCSSCNKTFCDRSALARHMRTHTGEKPYSSSSCKKSFCDRSNLVKHIRRHTGEKVLRCSVCDERFSYKYQCEKHKCAAENSSSSSK